A region of the Burkholderia savannae genome:
TAGCGGTCGCCGACGCAGGCGCTCGACGAGAATTGCAGGCGGTCGGTCTTGACCCAGTCGCGCACCGGCACGGCGTCCCGGAACTGCGCCCCGATGCTCGGGAACCGCGCGAGGAACTCGTCGAATTCCTGCTGCGCGGAGATGTCCGTTTTCGGGTAGATACGCGGGTCGAGCTGCAGGCCGACGCTCACCAGGTTGTTGGTCGACCGCGGGTGGTTGTTGAACGGAATCACCCAGAGCCAGCCGCCCGCGAACATGTGGTGCAAGGTCCCCTCGTGCCAGCGCCAGCGCTGCCCCTTGACCTTGAAGATGTCATCGAACGGCTTGACCCCGAGCATGTGCGTGTAGAGGCTGCGCGAGTGCGTCTTGAAGCGACACGGCTCTTCACGGAGCTTGAACTTGGTCGCGAGCGGCGCGCGGGGGCCTCCGCAGTCGATCATGTACCGGCCGGTGAACCGTTCGCCCTGGGCGGTGGTCACCGCGACGCCGTCCTTGTCGGCGTGGTATTCGGTCACGTTCGTCTTCTGGCGGACCGTGCAGCCGTATTTGATGGCGGCCTGCAACAGGTAGGCGTCAACGTCTTGCCGGTAATAATGGCTCTCCGGACCCCACGGCAGCTCGGGAATCACGCACTGCGTGAATTCCTTCGGGTCGTGCTCCTGGCCGGGCTTGTGGAACACGAAGCCGAAGTTGCGCTTGATGCCCGTGCTCGACGCGACGTAACGCTGCGTCGAGTAGAACGACGTGATGCGGTCGAGCTCCGGAATGCCGTAGCGATCGGCGATGATGCGGTTCATGAGAGACGTTTCGGGGATCGACGATTCGCCGATCGTGAACCGCGGGTGCGACGACTCCTCGATGATCAGCACGCGAAACTGTTGGTTGGCCAGGATGGCCCCCATCTGGGTGCCGGACATGCCCGAGCCGAGGATGATCACGTCGAAGTGGTTGCTGTCGCGCCCGTTCGCGGGGCTCTTCTGAGTCATGGGGGCACACTCTCCTTGTGAGATGGAACACATGGCCGCACGCGTCAAGCGTCAGGTGTCAGGGCTCGTCGAGCGCGGCGCGAAGGCGGGACCGCGCGGCACGCGTGAGCGTGAGTAGATCGCCGAGCATGCTGGGCGCGTACCCCCCGCTGCCGATCGTGGGGCCGCTTCGCCCGACTTCGTACGCCCGCTCCGCCAATTTGAGGTGAGGCGCCCGGAAGCGCAGCAGGACCTCGAAGACCCGGTCGAGGGCAGCCAGCCCGGCGCCGACGTGCTCGCCCCGCGCGCCGGCCGCTTGCGCCTCGCCGAGCGCGCGGTCGACGAGCGCTGGCCCCCCGGCGAACCGGGCGTAGACCGCCCTGAACGCGGGAAGCACGTAGGGCAGGTACGTCTCTTTGAATTCTCGATAACCTTGGTGGTCCGATTGCGAACCCCACAGCACGTGCTCCAGCACGAAGAGGGGCATTTCCACGGCACCGGGGCCGAGGTAGCTCTGGCCCCCGACTCGAATCGGTTCGTAGAAGGGGCGGAGCTCGTCGTAGAAGACCGGCACCGAGATAAAGCGGTAAGCGTAAACGATCGATTCGACCATTTTCTGAAGGTAGGCCGCTAGCTCGTCGCACCCTTGCGCGAACGCGGGCGACCGCAGGGGCACGTCGGACAGCTCGACGGTCACCGCGATGGCCGCCTCGAGGGCCGCCATCGAGATGCGCACGCTCTCGAGCAGATGCGCTTCGTCGCGCAGCCCGGTGTAGCTCCGCTGCGCGTCGGCCGCCGTGGGGTTCCAGACTGTCACATGCAGGAGCGTCTCGCGCGGCGGCAGGTCGGTCGCGCGCGCCAAGTCGAGCAGCACCGGCTCGAGCCCGGGCACCACGTCCGCGGGCTCGTGTCCGTGCCGCTTGAGCGACCCCAGGAAAAACCCGATGTCCCGCATCGCGGCGGCGGCCTCGACGAAGCCCCAGCCGGAGGGCACGCCACGCGCCGGGAGGAACTCGCGCAACAGGCCAACGATGCCGGGCACATCCTTTTTACGGTTCAGGCCCGGCAGCTGCAGAACGAGCGAGCGCGCCTGCAGCGAATCGCAGGCCGCCACCGCGGCGTGCGTGGCCGCGAATTTGCATACCCGGTCCAGGGTGCGCTCCACTACAGGATTTCCGGCGCCGCGAGCGTCGGCCCGGGCTGGCTGCGAGACCGCCCCGCGTCGCCCTCACGCAGCGACCGCAGGTAGTCGTAGTTCGTCGGCAGGCTCGTCCGCAGACGCTCGGCCTCGCGCCGGATGCGGGCGAACATCGCCTCGGCCTTATCGATCGACTCCGGTCGGTGCCGCAAGAGCGGCAGCGACCGGTCGGGCAGCATGCCCAAGCCGGCAAAGATGCAGTAGTAGTTTCCGTTCAACCAGAAGTTCTTGAATTCGTAGTCGAACGTTTCGTAGTACGTGGAATCGTCGAACGACGTGGTGGTCAGCGGCAGCCCCGCCTTGTAGCGCTGAACCTTCTCCTTGATGGCGTCCGAGAGCCGCAGGTCGTGCCGGTTCGCGAGCCAGAACGGCGTGTCGTCGCGCGACGTGGTGAAATAGTGCGCCTGGACGAAATCCCGGCAGTCGTCGAACATGTGGACGATCTCGGCGTTGAATGCGTCGGCCAACCGCGGGTCGAACGAGGTATCGGGGAAGTGCTTCACGAGCTGGTAAAGCGCCGCGTAGATGAAGTAGATTCCCGTCGATTCCAGGGGCTCCAGAAAGCACGACGACAGCCCGATCGCGACGCAGTTGTTGACCCACGCCCGCCCGTTGCGCCCGACCCGGAACTTGATCTGGTTGAGCGGTTGCTTGTCCGAGAGGCCCCAGAGGTTGAGGAAATCGGCGGTGGCCTGGTCGCGCGAGGTGAACTTGCTCGAGAAGACGTAGCCGCTGCCGAACCGGCCCAGCATCGGAATCTTCCAGGTCCACCCCGAATTCATGGCGATCGCGGAGGTGTACGGCTCGACCCCCACGCGCGCATCGGCGTTGGGCACGGCGCTGGCGACCGCGCTGTCGCACAGCAGGTAGTCGGACATGTCGATGAAGGGCTCCTTCAGGGCCTGGTTGATCAGGAGCCCCCGCATGCCGGAGCAGTCGATGAACAGGTCCGCCTCCAGCGTCCGCCCCTCCTTGGTGGACAGGCTGGAGATGTAGCCGCGGTCGTTCAGGCGAACCTCCACGACCTCGTCGACCATCTGTTTCACCCCGCGTTCGATCGCCCAGCGCTTCAGGAAGTCGGCCACCAGGTGCGCGTCGAAGTGCCACGCGTGGGACATCTGGCGGGTGCCGTCGGGCAGGCACGGCGCCAGCTTGTCGTCGAGCGCCCCGGGCTGCGGGTAGCAGGCGTACTCCATCGGCTGCCGGAAGCCCTGTTCGCGCTTGCGCAGCCAGTAGTGGGTAAGCGGCACGCCGTCACAGTTCGGCACGCTGCCGAACAAATGGTAGAAGTGATCGCCGCGCGAGCGGTCGGGAGACTTCCTCCAGTTCACGAACTTGATGGCGGCCTTGAACGCGCCGTTCACCTGGGGCATCCACTCCCGCTCAGGTATCCCGAGGAAGTCGAAGAACACCTTCTGCAAACTCGGGATGGTCGCCTCGCCCACGCCGATCCGGGGGATCGCCGCAGACTCGATGAGCGTAATGTTCGCCTGCTGTTGGAGCGCCCGGACGAGGTACGAGGCGGCCATCCAGCCCGCGGTGCCGCCGCCCACGATGACGATATGCTTGATCGGGTTGCTCATGACACTCTTCTCATGGGATTTAAAACCTGAATGGATAGTGCCGCCTTATCGAGCTGAACTCGCAACTCGTCCGATAACGCGTCATAACGTGTCTGGCTCATCACGACAAATGACACCGGGAAGGCATAGTGAATCGCAGCGAAGTTCGGCAACGCTCCGTGAAAAGACCTTCCAACCGCCCCATCGCCTGACGACAGCACACCGTCCAGCGCACCGGTCCGCAGCGGCGGACGGACTGGCCCCCCCCGACAAGGCTGCCTTGCGGGCGCCAGCCACCTCTCCAGGGCCATGGAGGACGTCCCTCCACGCAATATCCGGACATCCTTGGCTGCATCCCCGGAGTTTGATCTGAGGCTGTTCCCCTCTCGGTTCAAATAGAAGCGAAATCGAACAATGCGAGGCGC
Encoded here:
- a CDS encoding NAD(P)/FAD-dependent oxidoreductase — its product is MTQKSPANGRDSNHFDVIILGSGMSGTQMGAILANQQFRVLIIEESSHPRFTIGESSIPETSLMNRIIADRYGIPELDRITSFYSTQRYVASSTGIKRNFGFVFHKPGQEHDPKEFTQCVIPELPWGPESHYYRQDVDAYLLQAAIKYGCTVRQKTNVTEYHADKDGVAVTTAQGERFTGRYMIDCGGPRAPLATKFKLREEPCRFKTHSRSLYTHMLGVKPFDDIFKVKGQRWRWHEGTLHHMFAGGWLWVIPFNNHPRSTNNLVSVGLQLDPRIYPKTDISAQQEFDEFLARFPSIGAQFRDAVPVRDWVKTDRLQFSSSACVGDRYCLMLHANGFIDPLFSRGLENTAVTIHALAARLIKALRDDDFSPERFEYIERLQQKLLDHNDDFVSCCYTAFSDFRLWDAFHRLWAVGTILGQFRIVQAHARFRASRDEGDLDHLDNNPPYLGYLCADMEGYYQLFNDAKAEVEAVSAGRKPAEEAAARIHALIDERDFARPMFGFGYCITGAKPQLNNSKYSLLPAMKLLHWTQTSAPAEVKKYFDYNPMFALLRAYITTRIGLALK
- a CDS encoding monodechloroaminopyrrolnitrin synthase PrnB family protein, which codes for MERTLDRVCKFAATHAAVAACDSLQARSLVLQLPGLNRKKDVPGIVGLLREFLPARGVPSGWGFVEAAAAMRDIGFFLGSLKRHGHEPADVVPGLEPVLLDLARATDLPPRETLLHVTVWNPTAADAQRSYTGLRDEAHLLESVRISMAALEAAIAVTVELSDVPLRSPAFAQGCDELAAYLQKMVESIVYAYRFISVPVFYDELRPFYEPIRVGGQSYLGPGAVEMPLFVLEHVLWGSQSDHQGYREFKETYLPYVLPAFRAVYARFAGGPALVDRALGEAQAAGARGEHVGAGLAALDRVFEVLLRFRAPHLKLAERAYEVGRSGPTIGSGGYAPSMLGDLLTLTRAARSRLRAALDEP
- a CDS encoding tryptophan halogenase family protein translates to MSNPIKHIVIVGGGTAGWMAASYLVRALQQQANITLIESAAIPRIGVGEATIPSLQKVFFDFLGIPEREWMPQVNGAFKAAIKFVNWRKSPDRSRGDHFYHLFGSVPNCDGVPLTHYWLRKREQGFRQPMEYACYPQPGALDDKLAPCLPDGTRQMSHAWHFDAHLVADFLKRWAIERGVKQMVDEVVEVRLNDRGYISSLSTKEGRTLEADLFIDCSGMRGLLINQALKEPFIDMSDYLLCDSAVASAVPNADARVGVEPYTSAIAMNSGWTWKIPMLGRFGSGYVFSSKFTSRDQATADFLNLWGLSDKQPLNQIKFRVGRNGRAWVNNCVAIGLSSCFLEPLESTGIYFIYAALYQLVKHFPDTSFDPRLADAFNAEIVHMFDDCRDFVQAHYFTTSRDDTPFWLANRHDLRLSDAIKEKVQRYKAGLPLTTTSFDDSTYYETFDYEFKNFWLNGNYYCIFAGLGMLPDRSLPLLRHRPESIDKAEAMFARIRREAERLRTSLPTNYDYLRSLREGDAGRSRSQPGPTLAAPEIL